The following are encoded in a window of Tessaracoccus flavescens genomic DNA:
- a CDS encoding DEAD/DEAH box helicase has translation MALEITYDEALIEEIAARFDLRDPNKNALSAVVQKIANGGSGLQEMVADLATGVGKTFLMSSLIEYLAQQGVRHVLVVTPGSTIQRKTLANFDAASHKYVAGADIAPFIVTPDNFQAANVGSVLRNPQRLKVFVFNVQQLIRPTDKVSRKVRSEDENLGDALYSHLENADDLFVIADEHHVYREKAKAFSAAIRDLGPVALVGLTATPDKADYAKVVFQYTLGEAIADGHVKVPVIVYRKDGTKDERTQLQDACQLLGHKERSYEVYRQTNPDAPAVKPVLFVVCQTIEHAAEVGQLLAQPGMIGDGSQVLEITSQSSDEALEALSKVEDPDSPIRAIVSVNMLREGWDVKNIAVIVALRRLASQTLTEQILGRGLRLPFGQRTGIADVDQVDLVAHDSYQQLLSQKDVLRQRIQLPSTAVEVDDQGFATSAEVDPNQPLPVDPGTSSPEPGQVGGAGGSSSLTPAPGQWALFDMEEDESAQDEDYQPNPGLIFEEAEQRVETKVPEPQYRVEGAPQIIFPDASLDWCTRPSHCPTSRTVTPRRQGWPSSRRCPLSSSVTRWRPSGRAIRCRSSAPRRERRRPNRPWPAWTWCTRN, from the coding sequence ATGGCGTTGGAGATCACCTACGACGAGGCGCTGATCGAGGAAATCGCTGCTCGGTTCGACCTACGCGATCCGAACAAGAACGCACTGTCGGCTGTGGTGCAGAAGATCGCAAACGGCGGCTCGGGGCTTCAGGAGATGGTCGCGGACCTGGCCACGGGCGTCGGGAAGACGTTCTTGATGTCGTCGCTGATCGAGTATCTGGCGCAGCAGGGCGTTCGGCACGTCTTGGTGGTTACGCCGGGCTCCACGATCCAACGCAAGACGTTGGCGAACTTCGATGCCGCCTCGCACAAGTACGTCGCGGGGGCAGACATCGCGCCCTTCATCGTCACCCCGGACAACTTCCAGGCAGCCAACGTCGGCTCCGTGCTGCGCAACCCGCAGCGGCTGAAGGTGTTCGTCTTCAACGTGCAGCAGTTGATCCGCCCCACCGACAAGGTGAGCCGGAAGGTGCGCTCCGAGGACGAAAACCTCGGGGACGCCCTCTACTCGCACTTGGAGAACGCTGACGACCTGTTCGTGATCGCGGACGAGCACCACGTCTACCGGGAGAAGGCCAAGGCGTTCTCGGCAGCCATCCGCGACCTGGGCCCGGTCGCCCTGGTCGGGCTCACAGCCACCCCGGACAAGGCTGACTACGCCAAGGTGGTCTTCCAGTACACGCTAGGTGAGGCCATCGCTGACGGGCATGTGAAGGTCCCGGTCATCGTCTACCGCAAGGACGGGACGAAGGACGAGCGGACGCAGTTGCAGGACGCCTGCCAGTTGCTCGGGCACAAGGAGAGGTCCTACGAGGTCTATCGCCAGACCAACCCCGACGCTCCTGCGGTCAAGCCCGTGCTGTTCGTGGTGTGCCAGACCATCGAGCACGCCGCCGAGGTCGGTCAGTTGCTCGCCCAGCCCGGGATGATCGGTGACGGCTCGCAGGTGCTGGAGATCACCTCGCAGTCCTCCGACGAGGCCCTGGAGGCGCTGTCGAAGGTCGAGGACCCTGACTCTCCGATCCGCGCCATCGTCAGCGTGAACATGCTCCGCGAGGGCTGGGACGTGAAGAACATCGCGGTCATCGTGGCCTTACGGAGGCTGGCCTCCCAGACCCTGACGGAGCAGATTCTTGGCCGTGGCCTGCGGCTGCCCTTCGGGCAACGCACCGGCATCGCGGATGTCGACCAGGTCGACCTTGTGGCACACGACTCCTACCAGCAGTTGCTCTCCCAGAAGGACGTGCTCCGACAGCGCATCCAACTCCCCTCGACGGCAGTGGAGGTGGACGACCAGGGCTTCGCCACCAGCGCCGAGGTCGACCCGAACCAGCCCCTCCCCGTGGACCCCGGTACGAGTTCACCCGAGCCCGGGCAGGTCGGTGGTGCCGGAGGCAGCAGCAGCCTGACTCCCGCCCCGGGCCAGTGGGCCCTCTTCGACATGGAGGAGGACGAGTCCGCTCAGGACGAGGACTACCAGCCGAATCCTGGTCTGATCTTCGAGGAGGCCGAGCAGCGGGTGGAGACCAAGGTCCCCGAACCGCAGTACCGCGTCGAAGGCGCTCCGCAGATCATCTTCCCCGACGCGAGTCTCGACTGGTGCACTCGCCCTTCTCACTGTCCGACATCCCGGACGGTGACGCCGAGAAGGCAGGGGTGGCCTTCATCAAGGAGGTGCCCACTTTCATCTTCCGTGACGCGCTGGAGGCCAAGCGGAAGGGCGATCAGGTGCAGATCATCAGCACCCCGCAGGGAACGGCGGAGGCCCAACAGACCTTGGCCGGCCTGGACGTGGTGCACGAGGAACTGA
- a CDS encoding site-specific DNA-methyltransferase — MKRSPKGRLELTWMGKDSALIPVEDGKYDYAWVDPSDPRALEVKSIEVVEQVGEVDGPTGANENLLIVGDSGDALRSLGTIPEYANKYLGQVKLVYIDPPFNTEQTFEHYADQLEHSIWLTMMRDRIKDIKPLLAEDASVWVHLDDAEVHRMRVLMDEEFGPECFVASVAWRSADTGNYDDARFSNDHNTILVYSLNSGWVANGLQRNARQSRHYRNPDGDPRGPWFDGNPLGSPNPRDNLMYNVVSPQGNVITHPPHGWRWQQSTMNKMMADGSIRFNVDGTRIVYRTYLREQGTLPPSDLWDQVEETGSNRKAKNELKALFGLPAKQVFDTPKPEALLSRIINIASDPGELVLDFFGGSGTTAAVAHKMGRRWLTVELQAGTVNRFLLPRLRRVVEGDDPGGVTAVTERQPVEHSLPAALTPDEASEFASRLRKVAADVPGLDDATIKTLLKSLRTRNVTTVNWEGGGGFTVSKMGPSMYEVDDEDGQVFLSSEATNGAWSKAIAGQLKFTITPDDPVFCGVRKRQRLAVIDGVADQNVVRTVVEHLGEKEKAVIVAKGVLPEAAQLLQELSPGSRVKKAPEDMFPKGTVN; from the coding sequence ATGAAGCGCAGCCCCAAGGGACGGCTCGAACTCACATGGATGGGCAAGGACTCTGCCCTCATCCCGGTCGAGGACGGCAAGTACGACTACGCCTGGGTGGACCCAAGCGACCCCCGTGCCTTGGAGGTCAAGTCCATCGAGGTCGTGGAGCAGGTCGGTGAGGTGGACGGCCCGACCGGGGCGAACGAGAACCTACTCATCGTCGGAGACTCGGGCGACGCTCTCCGTTCCTTGGGGACGATCCCGGAGTACGCCAACAAGTACCTGGGCCAGGTCAAGTTGGTCTACATCGACCCACCCTTCAACACTGAGCAGACGTTCGAGCACTACGCGGACCAGTTGGAGCACTCAATCTGGCTGACGATGATGCGAGACCGGATAAAGGACATCAAACCGCTCTTGGCGGAAGATGCCTCGGTGTGGGTTCACCTAGATGATGCCGAGGTTCACCGCATGCGAGTCCTGATGGATGAGGAGTTCGGACCCGAGTGCTTTGTGGCGTCCGTTGCATGGCGCTCAGCGGATACTGGGAACTACGACGATGCGCGCTTCTCGAACGACCACAACACGATCCTTGTCTATAGCCTCAACTCTGGCTGGGTGGCGAACGGACTTCAGCGTAACGCGAGGCAGTCGAGGCACTACCGGAATCCTGATGGAGACCCCAGAGGGCCCTGGTTCGACGGAAACCCGCTTGGTTCCCCCAACCCGCGCGACAACCTGATGTACAACGTGGTCTCACCCCAAGGCAACGTCATCACCCACCCGCCCCACGGGTGGCGTTGGCAGCAATCGACGATGAACAAGATGATGGCGGATGGGTCTATTCGATTCAATGTCGATGGAACCCGTATCGTTTATCGCACTTATCTGCGTGAGCAAGGAACTCTCCCCCCTTCAGACTTGTGGGATCAAGTAGAGGAGACTGGCAGTAATCGCAAGGCAAAGAATGAACTGAAGGCGCTGTTCGGACTGCCAGCGAAGCAAGTCTTCGATACACCGAAACCAGAAGCCCTGCTCAGTAGGATCATTAATATCGCATCCGACCCCGGAGAGTTGGTCCTCGATTTTTTCGGTGGGTCGGGTACTACAGCCGCCGTGGCGCACAAGATGGGGCGACGCTGGCTGACTGTGGAGTTGCAGGCGGGCACCGTGAATCGGTTCCTACTCCCTCGGCTGCGGCGGGTGGTGGAGGGTGACGATCCGGGAGGAGTGACGGCGGTGACTGAGCGGCAGCCCGTAGAGCACTCCCTGCCTGCTGCCCTGACACCGGACGAAGCGAGCGAGTTTGCCAGTCGGCTCAGAAAGGTGGCAGCCGACGTCCCTGGCCTTGATGACGCCACCATCAAGACACTCCTGAAGAGTCTTCGAACAAGGAACGTCACCACAGTCAACTGGGAAGGTGGCGGCGGATTCACCGTCTCGAAGATGGGTCCTTCGATGTACGAGGTGGACGACGAGGACGGTCAGGTCTTCCTGTCTTCAGAGGCGACCAACGGGGCATGGTCCAAGGCCATCGCAGGTCAGTTGAAGTTCACCATCACGCCCGACGATCCCGTGTTCTGCGGTGTGCGGAAGCGTCAGCGACTCGCGGTGATCGACGGGGTGGCCGACCAGAACGTCGTGCGAACGGTGGTGGAGCACTTGGGCGAGAAGGAGAAGGCCGTGATCGTCGCCAAGGGAGTGCTACCCGAAGCGGCCCAACTCCTCCAGGAGTTGTCGCCGGGGTCCCGGGTGAAGAAGGCTCCCGAGGACATGTTCCCGAAAGGGACGGTGAACTGA
- a CDS encoding Mu transposase C-terminal domain-containing protein, with translation MKSVRLFDYIAYDGDSYQVIAQDGARLALKSLTTNRVRHVGVADLLADDSYEPDSPDRLPVLDDVAVLETLDGQTREDTLWLYGHVHEIVNGTPPLALLNGEEITPRAQYAPEAPLLEKITAKAEELSSTDRPLSARALRRHVSAYRKRGVVALVDGRKVRRAAPGRDQDPRLVEMIREELSAQQDISTGRKTRVITRVLTRAEAFNAAQKEAEANGLARDQEPIELPSRTTMYRLVDAQVGTRHSFGDATLRRTQANRPDRTYGRRTPLRPGELVEIDSTKLDLMVVFPDGTTGRPELTTMIDVATATPTAAILFPESTKGIDVAALVLARSLTPLPMQPGWNEELALSRSVLPADMIEPDETLRAAIAARPLIYPETITIDRGKVYTGSVFQLACERLQISVIPAPPGTPTAKPHVERQFGAVHDGLIQYLRGYVGRSVNRRGEDPSAEAYWTLSQLQSILDSWLVQHWQTTPRKGLTVPAMPKKALSPNEAYAALSGIAPTPAVALTRDDYISLLPIDFRSIQPYGINHSGLIYDAPELHPLRGQKSGLGGRAKDGWEVRYDPARMNMIFLRDHRAGRWIEAHWLLDDKALAPFSSAVLEAARKAVARRDETTPQHKVLEEIIRIQSGLDVTGKERSAARRRSTPTVPDLAVPEETEPVEVPTPKPSRMPEKRARALPDLPDRLL, from the coding sequence ATGAAGTCAGTCCGCCTGTTCGACTACATCGCCTACGACGGCGACTCCTACCAAGTCATCGCTCAGGACGGTGCCCGGCTGGCGCTGAAGTCCCTCACGACCAACCGGGTCCGTCATGTCGGCGTGGCTGACCTCCTTGCCGATGACTCCTATGAACCGGACAGCCCGGACCGGCTCCCGGTCTTGGACGACGTGGCCGTGCTGGAGACGCTGGACGGCCAGACGCGCGAGGACACGCTCTGGCTGTACGGCCACGTCCACGAGATCGTCAACGGCACCCCTCCCCTGGCTCTGTTGAACGGCGAGGAGATCACGCCCAGGGCGCAGTATGCCCCCGAAGCCCCGTTGCTGGAGAAGATCACTGCCAAGGCCGAGGAGTTGTCCTCCACGGATCGTCCGTTGTCGGCCCGGGCGCTGCGACGCCACGTGAGCGCCTATCGCAAGCGTGGGGTCGTGGCGCTCGTTGATGGCCGCAAGGTCAGAAGGGCCGCTCCGGGACGTGACCAAGACCCGCGACTGGTGGAGATGATCCGGGAGGAACTTTCGGCGCAGCAGGACATCAGCACAGGGAGGAAGACCCGGGTGATCACCCGGGTCCTGACACGGGCCGAGGCGTTCAACGCGGCCCAGAAGGAGGCAGAAGCGAACGGCCTCGCCCGCGACCAGGAACCCATCGAGTTGCCGTCGCGGACCACTATGTACCGGCTCGTGGATGCCCAAGTAGGGACCCGCCACTCGTTCGGGGACGCCACTCTCCGCCGCACGCAGGCCAACCGCCCCGACCGCACCTACGGTCGAAGGACACCACTGCGCCCGGGAGAACTGGTGGAGATCGACTCGACCAAGTTGGACCTGATGGTGGTCTTCCCGGACGGGACCACGGGCCGACCCGAACTCACGACGATGATCGACGTGGCGACAGCAACCCCCACCGCCGCGATTCTCTTCCCTGAATCCACCAAGGGCATCGACGTGGCCGCGCTCGTCTTGGCCCGTTCGCTGACGCCCTTGCCCATGCAGCCGGGTTGGAACGAGGAACTTGCCCTCTCGCGTTCAGTGCTGCCCGCCGACATGATCGAGCCGGACGAGACGCTGCGAGCCGCCATCGCTGCCCGGCCCCTCATCTACCCCGAGACCATCACCATCGACCGGGGCAAGGTCTACACGGGCTCGGTCTTCCAACTGGCGTGCGAGCGGCTCCAGATCAGCGTTATCCCCGCACCCCCGGGCACCCCCACGGCCAAGCCGCACGTGGAGAGGCAGTTCGGCGCGGTGCACGATGGCTTGATCCAGTACCTGCGTGGGTACGTGGGCCGCAGCGTGAACCGCCGTGGTGAGGACCCGAGCGCCGAGGCGTACTGGACTCTCTCCCAGTTGCAGAGCATCCTCGACTCCTGGCTGGTGCAGCACTGGCAGACCACCCCTCGGAAGGGGCTGACGGTCCCCGCCATGCCGAAGAAGGCGCTGTCTCCGAACGAGGCGTACGCGGCGCTCTCAGGCATCGCCCCGACGCCTGCGGTCGCCCTCACCCGGGACGACTACATCAGCCTCCTGCCCATCGACTTCCGCTCCATCCAGCCCTACGGCATCAACCACTCCGGGCTCATCTACGACGCCCCCGAACTGCACCCGCTGCGCGGCCAGAAGTCGGGTCTGGGGGGACGGGCCAAGGACGGCTGGGAGGTCCGTTACGACCCTGCACGGATGAATATGATCTTCCTCCGGGACCATCGGGCGGGGCGCTGGATCGAAGCGCACTGGCTCTTGGACGACAAGGCCCTCGCGCCGTTCTCCAGCGCAGTCCTGGAGGCCGCACGCAAGGCTGTGGCGCGCAGGGACGAGACCACGCCGCAGCACAAGGTCCTGGAGGAGATCATCCGTATCCAGAGTGGTCTGGATGTGACCGGGAAGGAGCGCTCAGCGGCTCGACGCAGATCAACCCCCACGGTGCCGGACCTTGCTGTCCCTGAAGAGACCGAGCCGGTTGAGGTACCGACACCGAAGCCTTCGCGCATGCCTGAGAAGAGAGCACGCGCACTACCCGATCTACCCGACCGACTGCTGTGA
- a CDS encoding TniB family NTP-binding protein, whose product MTTQTAWTPDSLSTWRTFVAYRAERPDPLSVKERDSLTPLLRERYDDARIEFVNAPIVLPTPDLERLIRESKIVTGLNRGAQFTARQALAVSGSQTLGKSTAAMYLGRTHEDHERAKHSREDDQAFAPVLYVSAPPQTSPKGLMMRFASTLGLPLRARSTTDQVMDQVVDTLRELGTTMVILDEVQHLKTRAQAGMEAASALKSFSERVPATFLYVGVDLPQSDFLGGAMGAQMQGRTTMIQMQPYSIGSAAHRKEWEKVIALFEREFPLAEHEVGALMDEAAWLHAVTGGVIGSLRTLLRKAQIAAIIDGREHLDRAALEPILPDYRADLARERKERAKAERPRKEASA is encoded by the coding sequence ATGACGACCCAGACCGCCTGGACCCCTGATTCCCTCAGCACGTGGCGCACCTTCGTCGCCTATCGCGCCGAGCGACCTGACCCGCTCAGCGTCAAGGAGCGGGACTCCCTGACGCCGTTGCTGCGAGAGCGATACGACGACGCCCGCATCGAGTTCGTCAACGCCCCCATCGTCCTTCCGACTCCGGACTTGGAGCGCCTGATCCGGGAGTCCAAGATCGTCACAGGTCTGAACCGGGGCGCTCAGTTCACTGCCCGCCAAGCGCTGGCCGTCTCAGGTAGTCAGACACTCGGCAAGTCCACCGCCGCGATGTATCTCGGACGCACCCATGAGGACCACGAGCGCGCCAAGCACTCCCGTGAGGACGACCAAGCATTCGCCCCAGTCCTCTACGTGAGCGCACCTCCCCAGACTTCCCCCAAGGGCCTGATGATGCGCTTCGCCTCCACCTTGGGCCTCCCCCTGCGGGCTCGTTCCACGACCGACCAGGTGATGGACCAAGTTGTCGACACCCTCCGTGAACTCGGAACGACCATGGTCATCCTCGATGAGGTGCAGCACCTGAAGACCCGGGCACAGGCGGGCATGGAGGCTGCGTCAGCCTTGAAGTCCTTCTCCGAGCGCGTCCCGGCAACTTTCCTGTACGTCGGGGTCGATCTCCCACAGAGCGACTTCCTCGGCGGAGCGATGGGTGCCCAGATGCAGGGTCGGACGACGATGATCCAGATGCAGCCCTATTCCATCGGATCGGCGGCGCATCGGAAGGAGTGGGAGAAGGTCATCGCGCTCTTCGAGCGTGAGTTCCCGCTGGCTGAGCACGAGGTCGGCGCGCTCATGGATGAGGCCGCCTGGCTCCATGCCGTGACCGGAGGGGTGATCGGGTCGCTGCGCACACTTCTGCGCAAGGCTCAGATAGCCGCAATCATCGACGGTCGCGAACACTTGGACCGTGCCGCTCTGGAGCCGATCCTCCCGGACTACCGCGCTGATCTTGCCCGGGAACGCAAGGAGCGTGCGAAGGCCGAACGGCCCCGCAAGGAGGCGTCCGCGTAG
- a CDS encoding helix-turn-helix domain-containing protein, which translates to MIEALRAQRLLNKRARQRVDGPAFIVWSVLLDSTLGFQSTRATHFHAHLAAESNVTTKTVSRAIKTLVSAGLIEYQPGYASEGLGKNLPSQFTVLDVREVLLEWSKNQGEKGSTGVPPQKGVPPSQSVPVPPDQGPPSSPARGDGPDAPDPTVPPDESTYRGENVTGRNLTGEKNGVGAQVIRSAPASPPAPNSDDARSVLDAYCAAQSERGAPVINSVPLLAPIREAITAGYSAPMVLIGLGMWDAEGYKSTKQIGEWVEKAARKGVLPMGQHSAAELLEEGRNRYARYLARKTLDQPSKADQRRLRSMAAIQQFSNEG; encoded by the coding sequence ATGATTGAGGCGCTGCGTGCTCAGCGGCTCCTGAACAAGCGAGCACGCCAGCGTGTAGACGGACCGGCGTTCATCGTCTGGAGTGTGCTCCTGGACTCCACGTTGGGGTTTCAGAGCACCCGTGCTACGCACTTCCATGCCCATCTGGCGGCTGAGTCCAACGTCACGACGAAGACCGTCAGCCGCGCCATCAAGACACTGGTGTCAGCCGGGCTGATCGAGTACCAGCCCGGCTACGCCTCCGAGGGGCTGGGCAAGAACCTCCCGAGTCAGTTCACGGTGCTCGACGTGAGAGAAGTGCTCTTGGAGTGGTCGAAGAATCAGGGTGAGAAGGGATCGACAGGGGTACCCCCTCAGAAGGGGGTACCCCCCAGTCAGTCCGTACCCGTCCCCCCTGACCAGGGGCCACCGTCCTCCCCAGCGAGGGGGGACGGTCCCGACGCGCCAGACCCCACCGTCCCCCCTGACGAGTCCACCTATCGGGGGGAGAACGTAACGGGAAGGAACTTGACGGGAGAGAAAAACGGGGTGGGGGCACAGGTCATTCGTTCAGCGCCAGCCTCACCCCCTGCCCCGAACTCCGACGACGCCCGTTCGGTCCTGGACGCCTACTGCGCCGCCCAATCCGAACGCGGGGCACCTGTGATCAACTCCGTGCCGCTCCTCGCTCCCATTCGCGAGGCCATCACCGCTGGGTACAGCGCCCCGATGGTGCTCATTGGCCTTGGTATGTGGGACGCCGAAGGCTACAAGAGCACCAAGCAGATCGGGGAGTGGGTCGAGAAGGCCGCGAGGAAGGGGGTGCTGCCCATGGGCCAGCACAGCGCCGCTGAACTGCTGGAGGAGGGCCGGAACCGCTACGCGCGCTACCTCGCCCGCAAGACACTTGATCAGCCCTCCAAGGCTGATCAGCGCCGTCTGCGCTCGATGGCTGCCATCCAGCAGTTCTCGAACGAAGGGTGA